A stretch of Chiloscyllium plagiosum isolate BGI_BamShark_2017 chromosome 6, ASM401019v2, whole genome shotgun sequence DNA encodes these proteins:
- the LOC122550675 gene encoding high-affinity choline transporter 1 isoform X1 produces MAIHVDGIVAIVLFYLLILCVGIWAAWKSKNSNTEQDRSEAIMIGGRDIGLLVGSFTMTATWVGGGYINGTAEAVYVPGYGLVWAQAPFGYALSLVLGGLFFAKPMRSRGYVTMLDPFQQIYGKRMGGLLFIPALMGEIFWSAAVLSALGATLSVIVDININLSVIISAVIAVFYTLVGGLYSVAYTDVVQLFCIFLGLWISIPFAMLNPAVTDITITASHEVYQEPWLGRIETPDILTWIDNFLLLMLGGIPWQVYFQRVLSASSATYAQVLSFLAAFGCLVMAIPSALIGAIGASTDWNQTSYGLPDPKNNNETDMILPIVLQHLCPAYISFFGLGAVSAAVMSSADSSILSASSMFARNIYHLAFRQEATDKEILWVMRITIFLFGGAATSMAMLAQSIYGLWYLSSDLVYVIIFPQLISVLFIKGTNTYGSIAGYIIGFLFRISGGEPYLHLHPFVCYPGCYLEHSFGGEPIYVQRFPFKTMSMLFSFLGNLGVSYLAKHLFESGILPPKLDFLDSVVSRHSKENMDKTTLVNHDNITLSELVHVNPKHSASDNAAFSNKEAFDDTEPNPEFSKSDND; encoded by the exons ATGGCCATTCACGTCGATGGGATAGTGGCTATTGTCCTGTTTTATCTCTTGATTTTATGTGTTGGAATATGGGCTGCTTGGAAAAGTAAAAACTCGAACACAGAGCAAGATCGGAGTGAAGCGATAATGATTGGAGGAAGGGACATCGGGTTGCTGGTGGGTAGCTTTACCATGACAG CGACCTGGGTTGGCGGAGGTTACATCAATGGCACGGCGGAGGCGGTTTATGTCCCTGGGTATGGCTTGGTCTGGGCACAGGCTCCGTTTGGATACGCGCTCAGCCTGGTTTTAG GTGGTTTATTTTTCGCTAAACCCATGCGTTCAAGGGGCTACGTGACCATGTTGGATCCGTTTCAGCAGATCTACGGCAAAAGGATGGGCGGATTACTCTTCATCCCCGCTCTCATGGGAGAGATATTTTGGTCAGCAGCCGTACTCTCCGCTCTAG GTGCAACGTTGAGTGTGATAGTGGACATCAATATAAACCTGTCGGTTATCATTTCTGCTGTGATTGCAGTCTTTTACACTCTGGTCGGTGGATTATATTCAGTCGCATACACAGACGTGGTCCAGTTGTTCTGCATCTTCTTAGGATTG TGGATCAGTATCCCCTTCGCCATGTTAAATCCCGCCGTGACAGACATCACCATCACCGCCAGCCACGAAGTTTACCAGGAGCCTTGGCTGGGACGCATAGAAacaccagatatcctgacctggATAGACAACTTCCTCTTGCTG ATGTTGGGTGGGATCCCATGGCAAGTATATTTCCAAAGGGTCCTTTCTGCTTCTTCTGCTACTTATGCCCAGGTCCTCTCCTTTCTGGCTGCTTTCGGCTGCCTGGTCATGGCCATCCCATCTGCTCTAATCGGTGCAATTGGCGCATCTACTG ACTGGAATCAGACTTCCTATGGTTTGCCAGATCCCAAGAACAACAATGAGACTGATATGATTTTGCCAATAGTGCTGCAGCATTTGTGTCCAGCCTACATTTCCTTTTTTGGTCTTGGAGCTGTTTCTGCTGCAGTGATGTCATCAGCTGACTCTTCCATTTTGTCGGCAAGTTCCATGTTTGCTCGGAATATTTACCATCTTGCATTCAGGCAAGAG GCCACAGACAAAGAAATATTGTGGGTAATGCGAATCACTATATTTCTCTTTGGAGGAGCTGCAACATCCATGGCAATGCTGGCACAATCCATCTATGGTCTGTGGTATCTGAGCTCAGATCTTGTCTACGTTATTATCTTTCCCCAGTTAATATCAGTACTGTTCATCAAGGGAACAAACACATATGGCTCCATCGCTGGATATATCATTGGTTTTTTGTTCCGAATTAGTGGTGGAGAACCCTATTTGCATCTGCACCCATTTGTTTGTTATCCTGGATGCTATTTAGAACATAGCTTTGGAGGTGAACCGATCTACGTTCAACGATTCCCCTTTAAAACCATGTCAATGTTATTCTCCTTCTTGGGTAACCTTGGTGTTTCATATTTGGCCAAACACCTGTTTGAAAGTGGAATACTGCCACCAAAATTAGACTTTCTTGACAGTGTTGTGTCACGACACAGTAAggaaaacatggacaaaacaaccTTGGTGAACCATGACAATATTACTTTGTCAGAGCTGGTGCATGTTAATCCAAAACACAGTGCTTCTGATAATGCTGCTTTCAGCAATAAAGAAGCATTTGATGACACTGAGCCAAATCCTGAATTTTCCAAATCAGACAATGATTGA
- the LOC122550675 gene encoding high-affinity choline transporter 1 isoform X2 — protein MRSRGYVTMLDPFQQIYGKRMGGLLFIPALMGEIFWSAAVLSALGATLSVIVDININLSVIISAVIAVFYTLVGGLYSVAYTDVVQLFCIFLGLWISIPFAMLNPAVTDITITASHEVYQEPWLGRIETPDILTWIDNFLLLMLGGIPWQVYFQRVLSASSATYAQVLSFLAAFGCLVMAIPSALIGAIGASTDWNQTSYGLPDPKNNNETDMILPIVLQHLCPAYISFFGLGAVSAAVMSSADSSILSASSMFARNIYHLAFRQEATDKEILWVMRITIFLFGGAATSMAMLAQSIYGLWYLSSDLVYVIIFPQLISVLFIKGTNTYGSIAGYIIGFLFRISGGEPYLHLHPFVCYPGCYLEHSFGGEPIYVQRFPFKTMSMLFSFLGNLGVSYLAKHLFESGILPPKLDFLDSVVSRHSKENMDKTTLVNHDNITLSELVHVNPKHSASDNAAFSNKEAFDDTEPNPEFSKSDND, from the exons ATGCGTTCAAGGGGCTACGTGACCATGTTGGATCCGTTTCAGCAGATCTACGGCAAAAGGATGGGCGGATTACTCTTCATCCCCGCTCTCATGGGAGAGATATTTTGGTCAGCAGCCGTACTCTCCGCTCTAG GTGCAACGTTGAGTGTGATAGTGGACATCAATATAAACCTGTCGGTTATCATTTCTGCTGTGATTGCAGTCTTTTACACTCTGGTCGGTGGATTATATTCAGTCGCATACACAGACGTGGTCCAGTTGTTCTGCATCTTCTTAGGATTG TGGATCAGTATCCCCTTCGCCATGTTAAATCCCGCCGTGACAGACATCACCATCACCGCCAGCCACGAAGTTTACCAGGAGCCTTGGCTGGGACGCATAGAAacaccagatatcctgacctggATAGACAACTTCCTCTTGCTG ATGTTGGGTGGGATCCCATGGCAAGTATATTTCCAAAGGGTCCTTTCTGCTTCTTCTGCTACTTATGCCCAGGTCCTCTCCTTTCTGGCTGCTTTCGGCTGCCTGGTCATGGCCATCCCATCTGCTCTAATCGGTGCAATTGGCGCATCTACTG ACTGGAATCAGACTTCCTATGGTTTGCCAGATCCCAAGAACAACAATGAGACTGATATGATTTTGCCAATAGTGCTGCAGCATTTGTGTCCAGCCTACATTTCCTTTTTTGGTCTTGGAGCTGTTTCTGCTGCAGTGATGTCATCAGCTGACTCTTCCATTTTGTCGGCAAGTTCCATGTTTGCTCGGAATATTTACCATCTTGCATTCAGGCAAGAG GCCACAGACAAAGAAATATTGTGGGTAATGCGAATCACTATATTTCTCTTTGGAGGAGCTGCAACATCCATGGCAATGCTGGCACAATCCATCTATGGTCTGTGGTATCTGAGCTCAGATCTTGTCTACGTTATTATCTTTCCCCAGTTAATATCAGTACTGTTCATCAAGGGAACAAACACATATGGCTCCATCGCTGGATATATCATTGGTTTTTTGTTCCGAATTAGTGGTGGAGAACCCTATTTGCATCTGCACCCATTTGTTTGTTATCCTGGATGCTATTTAGAACATAGCTTTGGAGGTGAACCGATCTACGTTCAACGATTCCCCTTTAAAACCATGTCAATGTTATTCTCCTTCTTGGGTAACCTTGGTGTTTCATATTTGGCCAAACACCTGTTTGAAAGTGGAATACTGCCACCAAAATTAGACTTTCTTGACAGTGTTGTGTCACGACACAGTAAggaaaacatggacaaaacaaccTTGGTGAACCATGACAATATTACTTTGTCAGAGCTGGTGCATGTTAATCCAAAACACAGTGCTTCTGATAATGCTGCTTTCAGCAATAAAGAAGCATTTGATGACACTGAGCCAAATCCTGAATTTTCCAAATCAGACAATGATTGA